From a region of the Fischerella sp. JS2 genome:
- a CDS encoding glycosyltransferase family 2 protein → MFSIYILTYNEELDIAACIESAMLSDDIIVVDSCSSDRTVEIASSYPVRVVQHAFESHGRQRTWMLENIQPKHEWVYILEADERMTPQLFAECNQALQNPSYIGYYVAERVMFMNTWIRRSTQYPRYQLRLFHYGKVWFTDYGHTEREVCDGAISFLQETYPHYTCSKGLSRWIEKHNRYSTDEAKETLYQLENGKIYWRDLFFGQSEVERRRALKDLSLRLPARPLLRFIYMYFLLGGCLDGRAGLAWCSLQTFYEYLILLKIWEMKHMPIAQYGSDKTKTLI, encoded by the coding sequence ATGTTCTCAATCTATATATTGACTTATAACGAAGAACTAGATATTGCGGCTTGTATTGAGTCAGCAATGCTATCAGATGACATTATTGTTGTAGATTCATGCAGTAGCGATCGCACTGTGGAAATTGCCAGTAGTTATCCTGTTCGTGTTGTTCAACATGCCTTTGAAAGCCACGGGCGTCAACGTACTTGGATGCTAGAAAATATACAACCTAAACATGAATGGGTGTATATTCTAGAAGCTGATGAACGCATGACACCACAACTATTCGCTGAATGCAACCAAGCACTGCAAAATCCAAGTTACATTGGTTACTATGTTGCTGAACGCGTGATGTTTATGAATACCTGGATTCGCCGCAGTACTCAGTATCCTCGTTACCAACTGCGGCTTTTCCATTACGGTAAGGTTTGGTTTACAGATTATGGTCATACAGAAAGAGAAGTTTGTGACGGGGCAATAAGCTTTCTACAGGAAACCTATCCCCACTACACTTGTAGCAAAGGCTTGAGTCGTTGGATTGAAAAGCACAATCGTTACTCCACTGATGAAGCTAAAGAAACCCTGTATCAACTAGAAAATGGAAAAATTTACTGGCGGGATTTATTCTTTGGTCAGTCAGAAGTTGAACGCCGTCGCGCCCTCAAAGATTTGTCTTTGCGTCTACCCGCTCGACCCTTACTACGTTTTATATATATGTATTTTCTCTTAGGTGGGTGTTTGGATGGACGTGCTGGATTGGCATGGTGTTCTTTGCAAACTTTCTATGAGTATCTTATCTTACTCAAAATTTGGGAAATGAAGCATATGCCCATAGCACAATACGGTTCAGATAAAACCAAAACCCTAATCTGA
- the hpsJ-B gene encoding hormogonium polysaccharide biosynthesis protein HpsJ has translation MNNHFAAVTAARTLKVVGIILILSFLLDFVILLFPFQPTNRIWQIDLATALVDRGIVPLVGLAMLFAGYWADITEDGRPSGIDLRFPALVLSSILGLVFLLIFPLHLNNVRQASVQQVDQINKQADQAENQLQNQLSQVQAQLSNDQIKTELEKQKVQVKAQLTEILKDEQKYKQALENPNVPPPVKEVLKKAKQNPQELDKFIAQQSDPQQVANQRLNQIRQSKEEAEKQAKERAWKSGMRIGMSSLLLSIGYIIIGWTGLRGMGAAQGGSVRKATVR, from the coding sequence ATGAATAATCATTTTGCTGCTGTCACTGCTGCTCGTACACTTAAGGTGGTTGGAATAATTTTAATTTTGTCTTTTTTGCTGGATTTTGTAATTCTGTTGTTTCCCTTCCAACCCACAAATCGTATATGGCAAATTGATTTAGCAACAGCGTTGGTTGACCGAGGGATTGTACCCTTAGTGGGATTAGCTATGCTATTTGCTGGATATTGGGCTGATATTACTGAAGATGGTCGCCCGTCTGGTATAGACTTGAGATTCCCTGCATTGGTACTATCTAGTATCTTAGGCTTAGTTTTCTTACTAATTTTTCCCTTGCACCTCAATAATGTCCGTCAAGCTAGCGTGCAACAGGTAGACCAAATCAACAAACAAGCAGATCAGGCAGAAAATCAACTGCAAAATCAATTATCACAGGTGCAAGCTCAGTTAAGCAATGACCAAATCAAAACTGAGTTAGAAAAGCAGAAAGTCCAAGTTAAAGCTCAATTAACCGAAATACTCAAAGATGAGCAGAAGTACAAACAGGCACTTGAGAACCCCAATGTTCCGCCACCCGTGAAAGAGGTACTTAAAAAAGCTAAACAAAATCCTCAAGAACTTGATAAGTTTATCGCTCAGCAAAGCGATCCACAACAAGTTGCAAATCAACGCCTTAACCAAATTCGTCAGAGTAAGGAAGAAGCTGAAAAACAAGCTAAAGAAAGAGCTTGGAAATCTGGAATGCGAATTGGTATGAGTAGCTTATTGCTGTCTATCGGATACATTATTATCGGCTGGACAGGTTTAAGAGGTATGGGTGCTGCCCAAGGTGGTTCAGTACGTAAAGCTACAGTACGCTAG
- a CDS encoding TIGR04282 family arsenosugar biosynthesis glycosyltransferase: protein MLKSPNIAKQHLIIFTRYPEPGLTKTRLIPALGTEGAANLQRQMTEYTLSKVRELQKAIAISVEVRFSGGNLELMQNWLGTNLIYQPQGEGDLGKRMGRSLLNAFNEGARQVVIIGTDCPGVNSQILTQAFLELQQCEIVLGPAVDGGYYLIGLQCPFLELFVDINWGTSQVLQQTVAICHQLNLSVAFLPSLADVDRPEDLSIWEQIFVG, encoded by the coding sequence GTGCTGAAATCACCAAATATTGCCAAGCAGCACTTAATAATTTTTACTCGTTATCCAGAACCAGGTTTGACAAAAACCCGGCTGATACCTGCTTTGGGAACTGAAGGTGCTGCAAATCTTCAGCGCCAGATGACTGAGTATACCTTATCTAAGGTTCGAGAATTGCAAAAAGCGATCGCCATCTCTGTGGAAGTACGCTTTAGTGGTGGCAATTTGGAATTAATGCAAAATTGGTTAGGGACTAATTTGATTTACCAGCCTCAAGGAGAGGGAGACTTAGGTAAACGGATGGGGCGATCGCTTTTAAATGCTTTTAATGAAGGTGCGCGACAAGTAGTTATAATCGGCACTGATTGCCCTGGAGTCAATTCCCAAATTCTTACTCAAGCTTTTTTAGAACTCCAGCAGTGTGAGATAGTACTGGGACCAGCAGTCGATGGTGGTTATTATTTAATCGGTTTACAGTGTCCTTTTTTAGAATTATTCGTTGATATAAATTGGGGAACTTCCCAAGTCTTGCAACAAACTGTGGCTATTTGTCATCAACTTAATTTATCAGTGGCTTTTTTACCAAGTTTAGCTGATGTTGACCGTCCAGAGGATCTGTCTATTTGGGAACAAATTTTTGTTGGTTAG
- a CDS encoding type II secretion system protein, producing MHNSFFKNHSSSGFTLLENLIIVIAIGILGAIALPSYLGFVDIQRLNAAQAEVYNAMRQAQREAKREKLTWQVSFQEQNSIVKWAIHRASVNAANATWNNLNGNIRLDNETTLQQANGVRQIQFDYEGNVNKPPLGRITLSSKYGGKAKRCVIVSTILGAIRIAKEHVQVDENGKYCY from the coding sequence ATGCACAATAGTTTTTTTAAAAATCATTCAAGTAGTGGCTTCACACTATTGGAAAATTTAATTATTGTTATTGCAATTGGTATATTGGGTGCGATCGCATTACCCAGCTATCTAGGTTTTGTAGATATTCAACGCTTAAATGCGGCTCAAGCAGAAGTTTACAACGCTATGCGCCAAGCCCAACGGGAAGCGAAAAGAGAAAAATTAACTTGGCAAGTTAGCTTTCAAGAGCAAAATAGCATTGTTAAGTGGGCAATTCACCGTGCTAGTGTCAACGCGGCGAATGCAACATGGAATAATCTTAATGGCAATATTCGCTTAGATAATGAGACCACACTACAACAAGCAAATGGTGTTCGGCAAATTCAATTTGATTATGAAGGAAATGTCAATAAGCCGCCACTAGGACGAATAACATTATCTAGTAAATATGGCGGTAAAGCAAAGCGTTGCGTTATTGTTTCGACAATTTTAGGAGCTATACGAATAGCAAAAGAACATGTTCAAGTAGACGAAAACGGCAAATATTGCTATTAA
- a CDS encoding glycosyltransferase, which translates to MPLFSIVIPTYNSEKTIRQTIESVLKQTFSDFELIIINDGSTDSTLEVISEFQDSRIKIFSFENAGGNVSRNRGLERATGEFVSFLDADDLWTFDKLESQLNALKANPQAAVAYSWTDYIDEQGKFLLSGTHITANGNVYEQLLISNFLENGSNPLIRRKALLELGGFDEHLTAAQDWDMWLRLAQNFNFIAVPRVQILYRISANSLSTNLARQEKASLQVLDKACSTNTQDLNHLRRKSLTNLYKYLTCKALQQPFNRKKGLVAARFLWKYIFNDSSRFNHTHLILKLLLKIALIIIFPSLSTALLNQTKTKL; encoded by the coding sequence ATGCCATTATTTTCTATAGTTATACCAACTTATAACAGTGAAAAAACAATTAGGCAAACGATAGAATCTGTTTTAAAACAAACTTTTTCTGATTTTGAATTAATTATTATTAACGATGGTTCTACTGACTCAACATTAGAAGTTATTTCAGAATTTCAAGACTCTAGAATAAAAATATTTTCTTTTGAGAATGCTGGTGGAAACGTTAGCCGTAATCGTGGGCTTGAGCGAGCAACTGGAGAATTTGTAAGTTTTTTAGATGCAGATGATCTTTGGACATTTGATAAGCTGGAAAGTCAGTTGAATGCTTTGAAAGCAAATCCTCAAGCCGCAGTGGCTTATAGTTGGACAGATTATATAGATGAACAAGGTAAATTTTTACTTTCAGGTACACATATTACTGCTAATGGAAATGTTTATGAACAGCTACTAATAAGTAATTTTTTGGAGAATGGCTCTAATCCGTTAATTCGTAGGAAAGCATTATTAGAATTAGGAGGATTTGATGAACATTTAACTGCTGCTCAGGATTGGGATATGTGGCTCAGATTAGCCCAAAACTTTAATTTTATAGCTGTGCCACGTGTACAAATCTTATACAGAATTAGTGCTAATTCATTATCTACAAACCTTGCAAGACAAGAAAAAGCTAGTTTACAAGTACTTGATAAAGCTTGCAGTACAAATACACAAGACCTAAATCATCTAAGAAGGAAGAGTTTAACAAACCTTTATAAATATCTTACGTGTAAAGCCCTGCAACAACCTTTCAATAGAAAAAAAGGGTTAGTAGCAGCTAGATTTTTATGGAAATATATCTTTAATGACTCTTCAAGATTCAATCATACTCATTTAATATTAAAACTTTTACTTAAAATAGCTTTAATTATTATTTTTCCTAGTTTATCCACAGCATTGTTAAATCAGACCAAGACAAAACTATAG
- the hpsE gene encoding hormogonium polysaccharide biosynthesis glycosyltransferase HpsE — protein MVEFTLAIPTYNRAKYLPIILERLRSQVDLENLSWEIIIIDNNSTDDTADVIHSYQAKWDLNCSLNYFLEPEQGVTFARLRAVREAKGQLIAFLDDDNLPAPNWVKEAVNFAQEHPQAGAFGGQIHGAFEVKPPENIERIQGLLAIRERGDKANLYDPINLSLPPGAALVFRKQAWDESIPNKLIFKGRLGKLKVAGDDFELLLHLHKAGWEIWYNPNMHTYHQIPHWRLEKDYLITLARGCGLSIYQLRLINASNWQEPIIFIKIFLNNFRRVLKHIIKYRNKLNNDIVARAEMEFYLSSMLSPFYSLILAM, from the coding sequence ATGGTTGAATTTACCTTAGCGATTCCTACATATAATAGAGCAAAATACTTACCAATAATTTTAGAAAGATTGCGATCGCAAGTAGATTTAGAAAATCTTTCCTGGGAAATTATTATTATCGATAATAATAGTACCGATGATACAGCTGATGTGATTCACAGTTATCAAGCTAAATGGGATCTTAACTGTTCTCTCAACTACTTTCTAGAACCAGAACAAGGAGTTACGTTTGCACGATTGCGAGCAGTGCGAGAAGCTAAAGGTCAATTAATCGCATTTTTAGATGATGACAATTTGCCTGCACCTAATTGGGTTAAAGAAGCTGTTAACTTTGCTCAAGAACATCCTCAAGCTGGTGCATTTGGTGGACAAATTCATGGTGCTTTTGAAGTCAAACCACCAGAAAATATTGAGCGAATACAAGGTTTATTGGCGATTAGAGAACGTGGAGATAAAGCAAATTTGTATGACCCAATTAACTTAAGTCTTCCTCCTGGTGCAGCACTCGTATTCCGCAAACAAGCATGGGATGAAAGTATTCCCAATAAACTAATTTTTAAGGGAAGATTAGGTAAGTTAAAAGTGGCAGGTGATGATTTTGAATTACTGCTACATCTGCACAAAGCTGGTTGGGAAATTTGGTATAACCCTAATATGCACACTTATCATCAAATTCCACATTGGCGATTAGAAAAAGATTACCTGATTACTCTAGCTCGTGGTTGTGGATTATCTATTTATCAGTTACGCTTGATAAATGCCAGTAATTGGCAAGAACCAATTATTTTTATTAAGATTTTTTTGAATAATTTCCGGCGTGTATTAAAACATATCATTAAATACAGGAATAAATTAAATAATGACATAGTTGCACGTGCTGAAATGGAATTTTATTTAAGTAGTATGCTCAGTCCTTTTTATTCGTTGATATTAGCTATGTAA
- the hpsE gene encoding hormogonium polysaccharide biosynthesis glycosyltransferase HpsE, with product MTDCVDFTVAIPTFNGESRLPQLLEQLQKQIDTEHFYWEIIVVDNNSTDNTAAVVKNYQTFWKCPYPLKYCFESKQGAAYARQKAVEEAKGTFVGFLDDDNYPALNWVAAAYKFGQAHPNAGAYGSQVHSDFEVETPENFHKIACFLAITERGSQPHLYEPRMKILPPSAGLVVRRKVWCENVPKQPFLSGRTTKSMLTSEDMEMGIHIQNSGWEIWYNPDMHIDHKIPKHRLEKEYLVSLVRGIGLARHHIRMLRLKPWQRPFILPFGILNDLHKASLYFLKNYRILKSDLVAACEMEFLLSSFISPFYLWKKSLTSWLNLP from the coding sequence ATGACTGATTGCGTTGACTTTACTGTAGCTATTCCCACATTCAATGGTGAGAGTCGATTACCCCAATTACTAGAACAACTGCAAAAGCAAATCGACACCGAGCATTTTTATTGGGAAATTATTGTTGTAGATAATAACAGCACTGATAATACAGCAGCAGTTGTTAAAAACTATCAAACTTTTTGGAAATGTCCTTATCCATTAAAATACTGCTTTGAGTCAAAACAGGGAGCAGCATATGCTAGACAAAAAGCTGTTGAGGAAGCTAAAGGTACATTTGTCGGTTTTCTAGATGATGACAATTACCCAGCATTAAATTGGGTTGCAGCAGCTTACAAATTTGGACAAGCGCATCCAAATGCTGGGGCTTATGGTAGCCAAGTCCACAGCGATTTTGAAGTTGAAACACCAGAAAATTTTCATAAAATAGCTTGTTTTCTTGCTATCACAGAACGTGGTTCTCAACCTCATTTATATGAGCCACGAATGAAAATTTTACCTCCATCAGCAGGATTAGTAGTTCGTAGAAAAGTGTGGTGTGAAAATGTTCCAAAACAACCTTTTTTGAGTGGTCGTACCACAAAATCAATGCTGACAAGTGAGGATATGGAAATGGGGATACATATTCAAAATTCTGGCTGGGAAATCTGGTATAATCCCGATATGCATATTGATCATAAAATTCCAAAACATCGTTTAGAAAAAGAGTATTTAGTTTCTTTAGTAAGAGGAATTGGATTAGCTAGACATCATATTAGAATGCTACGTTTAAAGCCTTGGCAAAGGCCTTTTATTTTACCTTTTGGCATATTGAACGATTTGCATAAGGCGAGCTTGTATTTTTTGAAAAATTATCGAATTCTCAAATCTGATTTAGTTGCTGCTTGTGAAATGGAATTTTTACTAAGTAGTTTTATCAGTCCTTTTTATCTTTGGAAAAAATCATTAACATCATGGTTGAATTTACCTTAG
- a CDS encoding type II secretion system protein yields MLCTNLFILKAIYKNQTIEKLNHQSLNYAKNNTGYTLIEVLVAVLIVGILSAIAAPSWLAFVNIQRVNKANDAILAALQEAQREAKKNKRNYSVSFTTDSTTQVAKIAVYPTSATGAPNNYWRVLGEDLGLKQKEVVLGTNITNQNTAGTSVTYASAFNASTPQTITFDYMGTLPSASFGTIPSGATEPPGFRIVVAVPQPGSSTQPSNTKRCVIVQTLIGGMRTNKDTNCNI; encoded by the coding sequence ATGCTTTGCACCAATTTATTTATTTTAAAAGCAATTTATAAAAATCAAACAATAGAAAAACTAAATCACCAATCATTAAACTACGCAAAAAATAATACTGGCTATACTCTTATAGAAGTATTAGTTGCAGTGTTAATAGTGGGAATTTTGTCAGCTATTGCTGCTCCTAGCTGGCTTGCTTTTGTGAATATACAGCGAGTAAATAAAGCCAATGATGCTATTTTAGCAGCACTCCAGGAAGCCCAGCGAGAAGCAAAAAAAAATAAACGTAACTATAGTGTTAGTTTTACAACTGATAGTACTACTCAAGTCGCAAAAATAGCTGTTTATCCTACCAGTGCAACAGGAGCACCTAATAATTACTGGCGTGTTTTAGGCGAAGATTTAGGATTAAAACAAAAAGAAGTAGTACTAGGTACAAATATCACTAATCAAAATACAGCTGGAACCTCCGTAACTTATGCATCTGCATTCAATGCTTCTACTCCACAAACAATTACTTTTGACTACATGGGTACTCTACCAAGTGCCAGCTTTGGCACAATACCATCAGGTGCAACAGAACCCCCTGGTTTCAGGATTGTAGTAGCTGTACCCCAGCCAGGAAGCTCAACACAACCCAGCAATACGAAACGATGTGTGATTGTGCAAACTCTTATCGGAGGAATGCGAACCAACAAAGATACTAATTGCAATATTTAA
- the hpsC gene encoding hormogonium polysaccharide secretion pseudopilin HpsC, whose amino-acid sequence MKHLLIFILSRLLKSSAINKKIGGFTLIELLVAMVLAVLVITPLMAFMINTLDSDRKEQAKATTEQEIQAALDYISRDMQQAIYIYDADGVTRNNSTTISSSGIKDQIPPTKNAPNCTSTTTCTPVLVFWKREFLADSVGVTSTTDTNRDDGFAYSLVAYYLITNPSSTSPWSPSARIARFQIRGKVGAENANSTGTASDTGYNAPPLGANGATLKEKMNQWKTSLVASNASPPGATSYTQRVETLVDYISTTGPTPTCSSGQGIGTSGFYACVDANEVLAQVYVRGNAYVRLKNNNNTSYNDAASAYFPSINKRLEGRGYIYTK is encoded by the coding sequence ATGAAACATTTACTAATTTTTATCCTGAGCAGGCTATTAAAAAGCTCTGCAATAAATAAAAAAATTGGCGGCTTCACCCTCATAGAATTGCTAGTAGCTATGGTACTAGCAGTACTAGTAATCACGCCTTTAATGGCGTTTATGATTAACACTTTAGATAGCGATCGTAAGGAACAAGCTAAAGCAACAACCGAGCAAGAAATCCAAGCAGCACTGGATTATATTTCTCGTGATATGCAACAAGCTATCTATATTTATGATGCTGATGGTGTTACTAGAAATAACAGTACTACAATTAGTTCTTCGGGTATTAAAGATCAAATTCCACCAACAAAAAATGCTCCTAACTGTACTAGTACAACCACTTGCACACCTGTGCTTGTGTTTTGGAAACGAGAGTTTTTAGCCGATAGTGTGGGAGTTACTTCTACCACAGACACTAACAGAGATGATGGATTTGCTTATTCATTAGTTGCGTACTATTTAATCACCAACCCTAGTTCTACTTCTCCTTGGTCTCCTTCAGCCCGTATTGCCAGATTTCAAATCCGGGGTAAAGTGGGTGCAGAAAATGCTAACTCAACAGGAACAGCTTCTGATACTGGGTATAATGCACCACCACTAGGTGCAAATGGTGCAACGCTTAAAGAAAAAATGAACCAATGGAAAACTTCATTAGTTGCATCAAATGCATCACCACCAGGAGCAACTAGTTACACTCAACGTGTGGAAACTTTAGTTGATTACATTAGTACTACGGGACCCACACCCACTTGCTCCAGTGGACAAGGTATTGGAACTAGTGGCTTTTATGCTTGTGTTGATGCCAATGAGGTATTAGCGCAGGTATATGTACGGGGTAACGCTTATGTCCGCCTCAAAAATAATAACAATACCTCGTATAATGATGCTGCTTCTGCTTATTTTCCCAGTATCAATAAAAGGTTAGAAGGGCGTGGATATATATATACTAAATAA
- the hpsB gene encoding hormogonium polysaccharide secretion pseudopilin HpsB, with protein sequence MIRGKQATKKSLCSLLRAGSKITQFSQRGFTIVESLVALIVVSILLAAIAPVITLSVATRLQSRRVELASQAARAYIDGVRTKKIDAPNSTGSDDLSTYAAPTATGTLTCSNNSYCTAPTGTSVYCVNFDSTDGCQSTSPTDMVVQGFRYNPTSGSTADNGYALGIRVYRADAFKLSTTLLKNTSTTKTTQNTFTGGAGQRTSPLVEMTTEISDTVPKYSDLCDRIKGPDPDTNPKDEGCQN encoded by the coding sequence ATGATACGAGGGAAACAAGCTACTAAAAAAAGCCTATGCTCTTTACTAAGAGCAGGTAGTAAAATTACGCAATTCAGTCAAAGGGGATTCACTATAGTTGAATCTTTAGTGGCGTTAATTGTAGTTAGTATTTTGCTAGCAGCCATTGCCCCAGTTATTACCTTATCTGTTGCAACTCGTCTGCAATCTCGACGGGTAGAATTAGCAAGTCAAGCTGCTAGGGCGTATATAGATGGGGTCAGAACGAAGAAAATAGATGCCCCAAACTCCACAGGAAGCGATGACTTAAGTACATACGCTGCTCCTACAGCCACAGGAACCTTAACTTGTTCTAATAACTCTTACTGTACTGCTCCAACTGGCACATCTGTGTACTGTGTCAATTTTGATAGTACTGATGGTTGTCAAAGTACTAGCCCTACAGATATGGTCGTGCAAGGTTTCCGCTACAATCCAACTTCTGGTAGTACAGCTGACAATGGATATGCTCTAGGAATAAGGGTTTACAGAGCAGATGCTTTTAAACTCAGCACTACTTTACTTAAGAACACTTCGACAACAAAGACCACACAAAATACTTTTACCGGAGGCGCTGGTCAACGCACTTCACCATTGGTGGAAATGACTACAGAAATTAGCGATACAGTGCCTAAATACAGTGACTTATGCGATCGCATCAAAGGTCCAGATCCAGATACTAACCCAAAAGATGAGGGTTGCCAAAATTGA